The proteins below are encoded in one region of Rhinolophus sinicus isolate RSC01 linkage group LG07, ASM3656204v1, whole genome shotgun sequence:
- the LOC141572853 gene encoding mucin-16-like yields the protein MEQLVQRIDRVAIYEEFLWLTQNGTQLQNFTLDRSSVLVDGYSPSRHDALTENPDLPFWAIILICLATLLVLIICLLFCFLVTMCLRKKERDYKIQP from the exons CAACTGGTGCAGAGAATAGACAGAGTTGCCATCTATGAGGAGTTCCTATGGCTGACGCAGAATGGTACCCAGCTGCAGAACTTCACCCTGGACAGGAGCAGTGTCCTCGTGGATG GGTATTCTCCAAGCAGACATGATGCCTTGACTGAGAATCCTG ACCTCCCCTTCTGGGCTATCATCCTCATCTGCCTGGCAACACTCCTGGTTCTCATCATATGCCTGCTCTTCTGTTTCCTG GTTACCATGTGTCTGcggaagaaggagagagactaCAAGATTCAGCCATGA